Genomic segment of Streptomyces alboniger:
GACCGGCGCCGAGACCGGGTCCGGGCTCGGCACCGACTGGCGTGCCTGGCAGGACAGTTGGGACCGGCAGCAGCAGTGGTACCTGCCGGACCGCGAGGAGCGGTTCCGGATCATGCTCGACATGGTCGAGGCCGTGGTCGGCCCCGCGCCGCGCGTGCTCGATCTGGCCTGCGGTACGGGAAGTATTACGGACCGGCTGCTCAAGAGGTTCCCGGACGCCACCAGTGTCGGCGTCGATCTCGACCCCGCGCTGCTCACCATCGCCGAGGGCACCTTCGCCGACGACGACCGCGTCACCTTCGTCACCGCCGATCTGACGGACCCCGACTGGGCCGCCGCGCTGCCGCACGACTCGTACGACGCCGTGCTCACCGCGACCGCCCTGCACTGGCTCTACAGCGAGCCGCTCGCCGTCCTTTACGGGCAGGTCGCCGGGCTCGTCCGCGACGGCGGCGTCTTCATGAACGCCGACCACATGCCCGACCCGGCGACCCCGCGTCTGAACGCCGCCGAGAGTGCCTTCCGCCATCGGCAGATGGACCGCGCCAAGGCCGAGGGCGTGCTGGACTGGAAGGAGTGGTGGCAGCTGGCCGCGCAGGACCCGGTCCTGGCCGCCCCCACCGCCAAGCGGTTCGAGATCTACGGCGACCACGCGGACGGTGACATGCCTTCGGCCGAGTGGCACGCGCGGACTCTGCGGGAGGCCGGCTTCGCCGAGGCGCGGGTCGTGTGGGCCTCGCCCTCGGACGCGGTGGTCATGGGTCTTAAGTAGCGGGGTTGCCCCGCGGGTTCGGTGGGGGCTGGCCGCACAGTTCCCCGCGCCCCTTACGGGGCGCGCCGAAGGGGCCGGTACGGAATCCGTACCGGCCCCTTCGGCGATCACTGAAACCAGCGGAGCGTTAGAGCACCTTGGACAGGAAGGACTGCGTCCGCTCCTGCTGCGGGTTCGTCAGGACCTCGCGCGGGTGGCCCGACTCGACCACCACGCCTTCGTCCATGAAGACGAGGTTGTCGCCGACCTCCCGCGCGAAGCCCATCTCGTGCGTGACGACGATCATCGTCATGCCGGACTCCGCGAGGTCCCGCATCACGTCGAGGACGTCGCCGACCAGCTCGGGGTCGAGCGCCGACGTCGGCTCGTCGAACAGCATCAGCTTCGGGTCCATCGCCAGCGCCCGGGCGATCGCCACCCGCTGCTGCTGGCCGCCGGAGAGCTGCGAGGGGTAGTTGCCCGCCTTGTCGGCGAGGCCCACCCGTTCGAGCAGCTGGCCGGCCCGCTCCCGTGCCTGGCTCTTGGCGACGCCCTTGACCTGGACCGGCGCCTCCATGATGTTCTCCAGCGCCGTCATGTGCGGGAAGAGGTTGAAGCGCTGGAAGACCATGCCGATGTCCCGGCGCTTCAGGGCGACTTCGCTGTCCTTCAGCTCGTACAGCTTGTCCCCCTTCTGCCGGTAGCCGACCAGCTCACCGTCGACGTACAGCCGGCCGGCGTTGATCTTCTCCAGGTGGTTGATGCAGCGCAGGAACGTCGACTTGCCGGAGCCGGACGGGCCGATGAGGCAGAAGACCTCACCCGACTTGACCTCCAGGTCGATGCCCTTGAGGACCTCTACGTTGCCGAAGGACTTGTGGACGCCTTCGGACTTCACCATGGCGGTCATGCGGTGCCTCCCCGCGGGCTGTTGAGGGACAGCATGTTGGCCTTGATCTTCTGCCAGGGGGTGTCCGGCAGCGAGCGCGACGAACCGCGCGCGTAGTAACGCTCCAGGTAGAACTGTCCGACGCTGAGGATCGACGTCATGATCAGGTACCAGCAGGCGGCGAGCAGCAGCGTCTCCACCGTCGCGCCGGACGAGGTGCCGATGTCCTGGGCGTACTTGAGCAGCTCGTAGTACTGCACGGCGGCGACCAGCGAGGTCGTCTTGAGCATGTTGATGAACTCGTTGCCCGTCGGCGGCACGACCACGCGCATCGCCTGCGGCAGCACCACGCGGCGCAGCGTCTTGTTGTGGCTCATGCCGAGCGCGTGCGAGGCCTCGGTCTGGCCCTCGTCGACCGAGAGCAGACCGGCGCGGCAGATCTCCGCCATGTACGCGGCTTCGTTGAGGCCGAGGCCGAGCAGCGCCGTCAGGAACGGCGTCATGAAGTCCGACCACTCGTCCTTGTAGACCGGGCCGAGGTTGATGTAGTCGAAGACGAAGCCGAGGTTGAACCAGACGAAGAGCTGGACCAGGACCGGCGTACCGCGGAAGAACCAGATGTAGAACCAGGCGATCGAGGAGGTCACCGGGTTCTTCGACAGGCGCATCACGGAGAGGATCACACCGCCGACGACGCCGATGAGCATCGAGAGGAAGGTGAGGATCAGCGTCTCGCGGACACCCTTGAGGATGCGCTCGTCGAAGAAGTTGTCGGGGATCGCGCCCCAGTTGATGTCACCCTGCGAGAAGGCGTAGACGATCGCGGCGAGGACGCCGATCGCCAGGACCGCCGCGACGTACCGGCCGAAGTGCCGCACGGGGATGGCCTTGATGGCCTCCGCCTGCCGCGCCTTCGGGACGTCGTCCTCGGGGCCCTTCTTGGAGATGTCGGTGGTCACGTGCGTGGCCTTTCAGCGACTCGGGGAGAGGGACGCGGTCACTTGCCGCCGTTGATCTTGGCTTCCTTGACCGCGCCGTCCTCGACGCCCCACTTCTTGATGATCTTTTCGTAGTCGCCGTTGGCGATGATCGCGTCGAGCGCGGCCTTGATCGCGTCGCGCAGCTCGGGGTTCTTCTTGGAGACAGCGATGCCGTACGGCGCCGCCTCGACCTGCTCGCCGACCAGCTGGAAGTCCTTGCCGCCGCCCGACGTCTTCACCGCGTACGCGGCCACGGGGAAGTCGGACGAACCCGCGTCGGCGCCGCCGGAGCGCAGTCGGGTCTGGGCCTGCTGGTCGTTGTCGAACTGCTCGATCGCGATCTTCTTGCCGCCCTTGCACTTCTTGGACTCGGCCTTGGCCAGGTCGTGCGAGACGGTGCCGCGCTGGACGACGATCTTCTTGCCGCAGAGGTCCGACCAGGTCTTGATGCCCTGGTCGTCGCCCTTCTTGGTGTAGATGGAGACACCCGCCGTGAAGTAGTCGACGAAGTCGACGCCGTCGCCGACCTTCTTGCCGGTCTCCTCGTCGATGCCCTCCTGGCGGTTCTTGGTGTCGGTCATGGCCGACATCGCGATCTGGTAGCGCTTGGAGCGCAGACCGCCGAGGAGGGTGTCGAAGGTGCCGTTCTCGAACTCGAACCGCACGCCGAGCTGCTTGCCCATGGCCTCGCCCAGGTCCGGGTCGATACCCACGGTGTTGCCGGACTTGTCCTTGAACTCCACCGGCGGGTAGGCGATGTCCGAACCGACCTTGATGACGCCCTTGGCGCGGATGTCCTTGGGCAGCTTGTCGGCGAGCGGCGCGTCGACGACCGCGTTGCTCTCCTTGTCGTTGGTCTGGTCGCCACAGCCGGACAGCAGCAGCGCACCGGCGACCGCGACCGCGCCGACCGCGGCAATCCGGGACTTCGCGGACTTGGCTGCGGTCGTACGGCAAAGGGGGCTTGCGGTCATGGTGGTTCCTCCGGCGGATGAGGGAGTTGCCGATGGGTCGGGCACACACCTTCGGGTGTCGCGACCTCGTGTGATGACGGCATCTTGCCATTCGGACCGTCCGATTCTGGGTGCCGGAGATGTCAAAATCGGATAACGGGCGATCTGGGAATGCCTACGGCCCGGTAGGGCCCGGATGTATGGGCCCGGGAGCAAACCACCGTTAACCATCCGATATACCGCGAATCTCGCTATGTGGACTCTCGGGGGCGGTCCAGGTGTGCGCTGCAACCAATGTCACTCGCCCGGCCCCCTCCCTGTCGGGTACAAAGGTTGGCTACACCCCTCATCCGGGGCTCAGGGCGCGTGTGCGGCGCGCCCGCGTGTCCGTACCTCCCTCCGTCGACAGACGGGGAACGGACGCGGTGCCCGCCCACTTCTCAACCGGGAGTGGACACCCTCAACGAATGATTAAGACTTAAGGGGTCAGACAAGTGGCAGCGGAGATCGTCAATCCTCGCAGCGACAGCAGTACGGATCACGAGGGCCCTGCGGGTGCAGCCGAGCCCTTCGATCCGGCCTTCGCGCTGCACCGTGGCGGCAAGATGGCCGTGCAGGCCACCGTGCCGATCCGCGACAAGGACGACCTGTCCCTCGCATACACGCCCGGCGTCGCGAAAGTGTGCAGCGCGATCGCCGAGCGACCGGAGCTCGTCCATGACTACACGTGGAAGTCGAACGTCGTCGCCGTCGTGACCGACGGCACCGCCGTGCTCGGCCTCGGAGACATCGGCCCCGAGGCCTCCCTCCCCGTCATGGAGGGCAAGGCCATTCTCTTCAAGCAGTTCGGCGGCGTGGACGCGGTGCCGATCGCGCTCGCGACGACCGATGCCGACGAGATCGTCGAGACCGTGGTGCGGCTCGCCCCGTCCTTCGGCGGTGTGAACCTGGAGGACATCTCGGCGCCGCGGTGCTTCGAGATCGAGCGCAAGCTCCAGGAGCGGCTCGACATTCCGGTCTTCCACGACGACCAGCACGGCACGGCCGTCGTGACGCTGGCGGCGCTGCGGAACGCGGCGAAGCTGACCGGGCGCACCCTCGGCGAGCTGCGTGCCGTCATCTCCGGTGCCGGTGCCGCCGGTGTCGCCATCGCCAAGTTCCTGCTGGAGGCGGGGCTCGGGGACGTGGCGGTCGCGGACCGCAAGGGCGTCGTGAGCCGGGACCGGGACGACCTGACGCCGGTCAAGCGGGAGCTGGCCGAACTCACCAACAAGGCGGGGCTGAGCGGGTCCCTGGAGTCCGCGCTCGCCGGTGCCGACGTGTTCATCGGCGTCTCGGGCGGGACCGTGCCGGAGCCGGCCGTCGCCTCCATGGCGCCCAACTCCTTCGTGTTCGCCATGGCCAACCCGAACCCGGAGGTCCACCCGGACGTCGCACACAAGTACGCGGCCGTGGTGGCGACCGGGCGTTCGGACTACCCGAACCAGATCAACAACGTGCTGGCGTTCCCCGGCATCTTCGCGGGAGCGCTTCAGGTGCGGGCCTCGCGGATCACCGAGGGCATGAAGATCGCCGCCGCCGACGCCCTCGCGGACGTCGTCGGGGACGAGCTGTCCGCCGATTACGTCATCCCGTCGCCGTTCGACGAGCGCGTCGCCCCGGCCGTGACCGCCGCGGTCGCCGCCGCCGCGCGGGCGGAGGGCGTCGCCCGCGGATGACGTCGTGGCCCCGCCCGTCGCGGCGGGGCCTTGCCTCGATCGCCCACCTGTCTCCGTTCGGACGGCAGGTGGGCGTTTGTCATGGAGCGCCTCCGGCCGGACGGCTCGCCGTCGGCGGCCGCGGGACGCGTGTCACAGCCGTACGTGGTTCCGTCGGCCGCTCCGCCTGCCTATCGTCGGCGTCATGTTCGCTGCTTACGCCGCCCGTATCGACCGTGACCAGCCGCTCAGCGGCCTTGAGTTGGGGGAGCGCCCGGCCCCGGAGGCGCGCCCCGGTTGGTCGACCGTGAATGTCAAGGCCGCTTCCCTGAACCACCACGACCTGTGGTCGCTGCGCGGGGTCGGTCTGGCCGAGGACAAGCTGCCGATGATCCTCGGCTGTGACGCCGCCGGGACCGACGAGGACGGGAACGAGGTCGTCCTCCACTCCGTCATCGGACAGTCGGGGCACGGCGTCGGGCCCCGCGAGGGCCGGTCCATCCTGACCGAGAAGTACCAGGGGACCTTCGCCGAGCGCGTGGCCGTGCCCACCTGGAACGTGCTGCCCAAGCCGAAGGAGCTGTCCTTCGCCGAGGCGGCCTGTCTGCCGACCGCGTGGCTGACCGCGTACCGCATGCTCTTCACCAACGCCGGTGTGCGGCCCGGGGATTCCGTCCTCGTGCAGGGCGCAGGCGGCGGCGTCGCCACGGCCGCGATCATGCTCGGCAAGGCGGCGGGCCTGCGGGTCTTCGCCACCAGCCGCGACGAGGCCAAGCGCAAGCGGGCGCTGGAGCTGGGGGCCGTGGAGGCGGTCGAGTCGGGTGCGCGGCTGCCGCAGCGGGTCGATGCCGTCATCGAGACGGTGGGTGCGGCGACCTGGTCGCACTCGGTGAAGTCGCTGAAGCCGGGCGGCACGTTGGTCATCTCGGGGGCGACCAGTGGCGACCGCCCCGCGCACGCCGAACTCACCCGGATCTTCTTCCTGGAGCTGAAGGTCGTCGGCTCGACCATGGGCACCAAGGACGAGCTGGAGGACCTGCTCTCCTTCTGCGCCGCCACGGGCGTGCGCCCCGTCATCGACGAGGTGCTGCCGCTCGACCGGGCGCGGGAGGGCTTCGAACGGCTGGAGTCCGGGGAGCAGTTCGGGAAGATCGTGCTGGAGGTCTGAGCCGCGCTTCCGGCTGAGCCGCGCATCTGTCAACTGTGGTTGACGGCTGCCTCTTGTCAACGTAAGTTGACGTGTATGACCGAAGCTACGGATCTCGCCGAGCGGGCGGGTGATCAGGATCCCCGGGTCGGGCTGCGTGCCGTCTCCGCGCTGCGGAAGCTGGTGGAGCGGCTCGAGGCCGTGCAGGTGCGCAGCGCGCGCCGGCAGGGCTGGTCGTGGCAGGAGATCGCCGCGGAACTCGGAGTGAGCAGGCAGGCCGTGCACAAGAAGTACGGGAGGCAGTGATGTTCGAGC
This window contains:
- a CDS encoding amino acid ABC transporter ATP-binding protein, giving the protein MTAMVKSEGVHKSFGNVEVLKGIDLEVKSGEVFCLIGPSGSGKSTFLRCINHLEKINAGRLYVDGELVGYRQKGDKLYELKDSEVALKRRDIGMVFQRFNLFPHMTALENIMEAPVQVKGVAKSQARERAGQLLERVGLADKAGNYPSQLSGGQQQRVAIARALAMDPKLMLFDEPTSALDPELVGDVLDVMRDLAESGMTMIVVTHEMGFAREVGDNLVFMDEGVVVESGHPREVLTNPQQERTQSFLSKVL
- a CDS encoding amino acid ABC transporter permease; protein product: MTTDISKKGPEDDVPKARQAEAIKAIPVRHFGRYVAAVLAIGVLAAIVYAFSQGDINWGAIPDNFFDERILKGVRETLILTFLSMLIGVVGGVILSVMRLSKNPVTSSIAWFYIWFFRGTPVLVQLFVWFNLGFVFDYINLGPVYKDEWSDFMTPFLTALLGLGLNEAAYMAEICRAGLLSVDEGQTEASHALGMSHNKTLRRVVLPQAMRVVVPPTGNEFINMLKTTSLVAAVQYYELLKYAQDIGTSSGATVETLLLAACWYLIMTSILSVGQFYLERYYARGSSRSLPDTPWQKIKANMLSLNSPRGGTA
- a CDS encoding ABC transporter substrate-binding protein translates to MTASPLCRTTAAKSAKSRIAAVGAVAVAGALLLSGCGDQTNDKESNAVVDAPLADKLPKDIRAKGVIKVGSDIAYPPVEFKDKSGNTVGIDPDLGEAMGKQLGVRFEFENGTFDTLLGGLRSKRYQIAMSAMTDTKNRQEGIDEETGKKVGDGVDFVDYFTAGVSIYTKKGDDQGIKTWSDLCGKKIVVQRGTVSHDLAKAESKKCKGGKKIAIEQFDNDQQAQTRLRSGGADAGSSDFPVAAYAVKTSGGGKDFQLVGEQVEAAPYGIAVSKKNPELRDAIKAALDAIIANGDYEKIIKKWGVEDGAVKEAKINGGK
- a CDS encoding NAD(P)-dependent malic enzyme; amino-acid sequence: MAAEIVNPRSDSSTDHEGPAGAAEPFDPAFALHRGGKMAVQATVPIRDKDDLSLAYTPGVAKVCSAIAERPELVHDYTWKSNVVAVVTDGTAVLGLGDIGPEASLPVMEGKAILFKQFGGVDAVPIALATTDADEIVETVVRLAPSFGGVNLEDISAPRCFEIERKLQERLDIPVFHDDQHGTAVVTLAALRNAAKLTGRTLGELRAVISGAGAAGVAIAKFLLEAGLGDVAVADRKGVVSRDRDDLTPVKRELAELTNKAGLSGSLESALAGADVFIGVSGGTVPEPAVASMAPNSFVFAMANPNPEVHPDVAHKYAAVVATGRSDYPNQINNVLAFPGIFAGALQVRASRITEGMKIAAADALADVVGDELSADYVIPSPFDERVAPAVTAAVAAAARAEGVARG
- a CDS encoding class I SAM-dependent methyltransferase codes for the protein MTETGTGAETGSGLGTDWRAWQDSWDRQQQWYLPDREERFRIMLDMVEAVVGPAPRVLDLACGTGSITDRLLKRFPDATSVGVDLDPALLTIAEGTFADDDRVTFVTADLTDPDWAAALPHDSYDAVLTATALHWLYSEPLAVLYGQVAGLVRDGGVFMNADHMPDPATPRLNAAESAFRHRQMDRAKAEGVLDWKEWWQLAAQDPVLAAPTAKRFEIYGDHADGDMPSAEWHARTLREAGFAEARVVWASPSDAVVMGLK
- a CDS encoding zinc-binding dehydrogenase, with translation MFAAYAARIDRDQPLSGLELGERPAPEARPGWSTVNVKAASLNHHDLWSLRGVGLAEDKLPMILGCDAAGTDEDGNEVVLHSVIGQSGHGVGPREGRSILTEKYQGTFAERVAVPTWNVLPKPKELSFAEAACLPTAWLTAYRMLFTNAGVRPGDSVLVQGAGGGVATAAIMLGKAAGLRVFATSRDEAKRKRALELGAVEAVESGARLPQRVDAVIETVGAATWSHSVKSLKPGGTLVISGATSGDRPAHAELTRIFFLELKVVGSTMGTKDELEDLLSFCAATGVRPVIDEVLPLDRAREGFERLESGEQFGKIVLEV
- a CDS encoding helix-turn-helix domain-containing protein, whose protein sequence is MTEATDLAERAGDQDPRVGLRAVSALRKLVERLEAVQVRSARRQGWSWQEIAAELGVSRQAVHKKYGRQ